The sequence below is a genomic window from Scatophagus argus isolate fScaArg1 chromosome 8, fScaArg1.pri, whole genome shotgun sequence.
cataccacagaggtgtgtgtgtgtgtgtgtgtgtgtgggggggggggggtgcacgATGGCAGTGGGTAAAGCAGATTCACCTAATTTCAATCAGTGATGTCAGGATTTGATTCACACTCTGTagtgtgtttctctgtccaacttgtgtttgtgctgtgaacatgaacctgcagacagcagcagctgcttagcttagcttagcatagcatatAACTGGTGGGGTGGCAGCCAGCCTGGTCACCCACCTTTCCAGCTTGTGAGGGAACAGAAATTTTGCACAGCGAGATTCTGGCAGCTTTTCCTGCAGATGAGGCGTTCAGGCGCTTCACTGTACAGCCTCATGTCACGTCTTTGGGTCCTGTCAGACCGCGTTGAGGGCTGTGCGTCTACATGCAGTGTGAGTTTGACATGTGacctggactgtgtgtgtgtctcagctgaTCAGGTGTATGGAGACCAGGACATGCATGAAGTGGTGAGGAAACACTGCATGGACTACCTGGTGAGTCTCCGGCTTCACACTCGCCTCCTCTCTGCGTTCACACTCTTTTACTCTCACTCTGCGGTTTGTCAGCTCACTTGCTTTTCCACTTTTCCTTCCAGATGAAGAACGCCGATTATTTCTCCAACTACGTGACCGAGGACTTCACCACATACATCAACAGGAAGCGGAAAAACAATTGCCACGGCAACCACATCGAGATGCAGGCCATGGCTGAGATGTACAACCGACCGGTGGAGGTGTACCAATACGGCACAGGTGAGTCTGCCAGGCCAATAACAACCCCCACATTGtcttcagccaatcacatccCACCCGCCTGACCCCACTTCCTCGTCCTGCCACAGAGCCCATCAACACGTTCCACGGCATCCACCAGAACAATGACGAGCCAATCAGAGTGAGCTACCACCGCAACATCCACTACAACTCTGTGGTGAACCCCAACAAGGCCACGATCGGGGTCGGACTGGGACTACCTGCCTTCAAACCCGGGGTACCCACACCAGACAAACGTTAAAGCGGGGTGGGAGTGAGGTAGAAGGGACAGGAAGTTAGTTATTGAGGGTTGCTTCTTGATTGGAGGTGATTCAGATgcttgaactgtgtgtgtgtgtgtgtgtgtgtgtgtgtgcgcgcgctaACTGATGGTGGATTCCCTCCCTCAGTACGCTGAGCAGTCTCTGATGAAGTCAGCCATCAAGACGTCGGAGGAGTCGTGGATCGAGCAGCAGATGCTGGAGGACAAGAAGAGAGCGACGGACTGGGAGGCCACGAACGAGGCCATCGAGGAACAGGTGGCCCGAGAGTCCTACCTGCAGTGGCTGCAGGACCAGGAGAAACAGGCCAGACAGGtatggaggggggtgggggagacCTGATGTTGACCTGAGTCGAATAGGGGGAGTGTTCCTTTAATCTCAGCTGGATTTGCCTGTTCTGCTAACATCAGTTAACTCGCTACCGTTCCCACCAACACGAAGGCTCAACTGCCCatcaaacgcacacacacacacacacacacacacacacac
It includes:
- the otud5a gene encoding OTU domain-containing protein 5-A isoform X4, producing the protein MKEDGACLFRAVADQVYGDQDMHEVVRKHCMDYLMKNADYFSNYVTEDFTTYINRKRKNNCHGNHIEMQAMAEMYNRPVEVYQYGTEPINTFHGIHQNNDEPIRVSYHRNIHYNSVVNPNKATIGVGLGLPAFKPGYAEQSLMKSAIKTSEESWIEQQMLEDKKRATDWEATNEAIEEQVARESYLQWLQDQEKQARQPRKASATCSSATAAASSGLDDWSARSPRQRDSDPSHSDLTTAPSTNNKPPSPAGAALILSKPPSPCAPGPSNQSRHHLEYRAIMQEMSPTAFGLTDWEDDEILASVLAVSQQEYLDSMKHQSAGMHREREPSPDSS